A portion of the uncultured Bacteroides sp. genome contains these proteins:
- a CDS encoding RagB/SusD family nutrient uptake outer membrane protein: MNYITRTSLLTLIIATTALSSCSDFLDRDPIDKLTPSSFFKTEKDLQLYAYSFYNQNTPSALTITTDDGMADYTSKQRSNEFMLDSYSPVSEAAWSWTKLRNINYFLQQCNNPEISIEARNHYIGIARFFRAYFYLDKVQTYGDVPWYNKPLGTSDPDLYKKRDSRELVMDSVLADINFACSNIRETKDATASQITRLTALAMKSRICLFEGTFRKYHTELGLTQSANSWLEAAASAAKELIDLKKYSLYNTGKPESDYRTLFTSEDPVSQEVIWASVYNNDLKRYHEVTWRFNSSTYGSRWGLIRQFVDTYLMTDGSRFTDKVDYDKVTFMEEMKDRDKRLSQTIRSLGYTRSDGTPAPPDFGVTYTGYHILKHSLDDKTLDGVGKSFNSVPVIRYAEVLLNYAEAMAELNKFDESIWQQTIALLRKRAGVNADVPLAADTYLETMYFPEISDKFLLEIRRERGIELCYEGFRYNDLLRWKKGKLMEMQWKGIYVPAMDTEMDLDGNGKPDVCFVIKAPSKKTSGVIYYIIDNVAANLTEKIKGNVTWRDEEKRIFSDKMYYHPISNEDRKINPQLTQNPGWE, encoded by the coding sequence ATGAATTATATAACAAGGACTTCTCTCCTAACGCTGATTATTGCCACAACGGCATTATCCTCTTGCTCTGATTTCTTAGATCGAGATCCGATAGACAAGCTGACTCCCAGTTCTTTTTTTAAGACAGAAAAAGATTTGCAATTATATGCGTATTCTTTTTATAATCAAAATACGCCTTCTGCCTTAACGATAACGACTGACGATGGCATGGCCGACTACACATCTAAACAAAGATCGAACGAATTCATGCTGGACTCGTATAGTCCCGTCAGTGAAGCTGCTTGGAGTTGGACTAAGTTGCGCAATATCAATTACTTTTTGCAGCAATGCAACAATCCGGAAATCTCAATCGAAGCACGTAACCATTACATCGGTATAGCTCGCTTCTTTCGTGCCTATTTCTACCTCGACAAAGTACAAACGTATGGTGATGTACCGTGGTATAACAAACCTTTGGGAACATCCGATCCTGATTTGTACAAGAAAAGAGATTCCAGAGAGTTAGTGATGGATTCGGTTTTAGCAGACATCAATTTTGCTTGCAGTAACATCCGTGAAACCAAAGATGCAACAGCCAGCCAAATCACCCGCTTGACAGCCTTAGCGATGAAATCAAGAATCTGTTTGTTTGAAGGAACATTCCGCAAATATCATACGGAGTTGGGCTTGACACAAAGTGCAAACAGCTGGTTAGAAGCAGCAGCATCGGCTGCTAAAGAACTGATTGATCTGAAAAAATACTCTCTGTACAACACCGGAAAGCCGGAAAGTGACTATCGCACCCTTTTCACGAGTGAAGATCCAGTTAGCCAGGAAGTGATATGGGCATCCGTCTATAACAATGACCTGAAGCGTTATCACGAAGTAACCTGGAGGTTTAACAGCTCCACTTACGGTTCACGTTGGGGGTTGATCCGCCAATTTGTAGATACCTACCTGATGACAGACGGGTCTCGATTTACAGATAAGGTTGACTATGACAAAGTAACCTTTATGGAAGAGATGAAAGACAGAGACAAACGGTTGTCACAGACAATACGCTCATTGGGATATACCAGAAGTGACGGAACGCCAGCCCCACCTGATTTTGGAGTAACCTATACCGGATACCATATTTTGAAGCATAGTCTGGATGACAAAACGCTGGATGGCGTAGGTAAATCATTCAATTCGGTACCTGTCATTCGCTATGCGGAAGTATTGCTAAACTATGCTGAAGCCATGGCGGAACTGAACAAGTTTGATGAAAGCATCTGGCAACAAACCATTGCATTATTGCGCAAGCGAGCTGGTGTAAACGCTGATGTGCCTCTAGCAGCAGATACCTATTTGGAGACAATGTACTTCCCCGAAATTAGTGACAAATTTCTATTAGAGATTCGTCGTGAGCGGGGTATAGAACTTTGTTATGAAGGCTTTCGCTACAACGATCTATTAAGATGGAAAAAGGGGAAATTAATGGAGATGCAATGGAAGGGTATCTATGTACCTGCGATGGATACGGAAATGGATTTAGATGGAAATGGTAAACCGGATGTCTGCTTTGTGATTAAGGCACCAAGTAAAAAGACATCGGGCGTAATCTACTACATCATAGATAATGTAGCAGCCAATCTGACAGAGAAAATTAAAGGTAATGTAACATGGCGTGATGAAGAAAAGCGTATTTTTAGCGATAAAATGTACTATCACCCGATCTCCAATGAAGATCGAAAAATCAATCCTCAATTAACCCAAAACCCAGGATGGGAATAA
- a CDS encoding TonB-dependent receptor, which translates to MKRKTRKKNRWYVYLIGLLLVNIGTLSAQSVAVQFPQQTLTARMNSIIKSCKSNIVFDEKQLESIRVEALSAETKSTEELLASSLLNTKFAYKKMQDGSYAIFEKDKKMAYKKVMGQVVDADGSAIIGATVMAKEVEALGTVTDLQGHFELNIPQTVQQLLVSYIGYISQSTKVTNEPIKVTLKQAAQTLNEVVVVGYGTQKKLNLTGAVSQVSSEVFENRPAANLTRALQGTVPNLNIKMVDGSPTRSATYNVRGVTSIGAGGSALVLIDGVEGDPAMVNPNDVESVSVLKDASSAAIYGSRAAFGVVLITTKKVKKDRVKVDVSSSFSMNQRTVTPKLVTNGYEWAKNFDEAFSGWNDYKSHATKVNNIFNFSLDYLDRLKEHNEDPSLGDVVYNEEKKYYEYFGNTDWYSLMMKDNIPATEQTISVSGGSERVNYYISGRYYFQDGIFRMNPDKFNKYNLRAKGDIKINKWLTMENNFDYSTYNYKFPLLADRDIPIWRLLELEGFPMAVPRNPDGSYTHIANYVGYASFSEKSNESVTDRTVMRNTVGLIAEPIKDVLTFKADFTYAKTSTLENIKNNYTYYSSAKDVSNQFGNSQLRQNSTNITYYSSNITGEFKKTFNQDHDFKALLGGNIETSSIRTVSNQRDGLLVPDKPDFNLMDGINYTITGGGNEWAFLGAFYRLSYAYKSKYLAEINGRYDGSSKFPENERFGFFPSFSAGWRISEEAFMKRTRSWLDNLKVRASYGSLGNGNVSPYRFMETMNVAKSDVIINGIQPSYTSMPGVIPDGLTWEKSTTFDLGLDANLFNSRLNLVFDWYDRRTTDMFTNGPTLPGTLGASMPKGNYADMETKGWELSLSWNDAFNLGNSIFRYGISASMWDNRSTITRFNNERKDLSSIYYEGCEVGEIWGYVTEGLFTSEEEIKGHANQDYVKSSTGKLLLPGDIKFADLDDNDKINDGDNTVDNPGDRRIIGNSSPRYQYSFNLNASWKGFGVSAFFQGIGKRDWYFDKEAALFWGPYNRPYSFQPVKMMADHWTEENTDAYFPRLRTYNTNVTTNALGAPQTRYLQDASYLRLKSLTIDYTLPQQWIKHTKIQQAKIFFTGQNLFTWSALFKHSDNFDPEVIEDSVGDITNGGGQGYAYPMLKTYTIGFNLSF; encoded by the coding sequence ATGAAGAGAAAAACGAGGAAGAAGAATCGTTGGTATGTCTATCTGATAGGATTGCTCCTAGTCAACATTGGAACATTGTCAGCGCAATCGGTCGCAGTGCAATTTCCACAACAGACACTAACTGCACGCATGAATAGTATCATTAAAAGCTGCAAAAGCAATATTGTTTTTGACGAAAAACAACTTGAGAGTATTAGGGTAGAAGCGCTATCTGCCGAAACAAAAAGCACAGAAGAATTACTGGCGAGCAGCTTATTAAACACGAAGTTTGCTTATAAGAAAATGCAAGACGGCTCTTACGCCATTTTTGAAAAAGACAAAAAGATGGCGTATAAAAAAGTGATGGGACAAGTAGTAGACGCTGATGGAAGTGCCATTATCGGAGCGACCGTTATGGCAAAAGAGGTGGAAGCATTGGGAACAGTTACCGATCTACAAGGGCACTTTGAATTGAATATACCTCAAACGGTTCAACAATTGCTCGTATCGTACATAGGGTACATCTCACAGTCAACAAAGGTGACGAATGAACCTATCAAAGTAACCTTGAAGCAAGCGGCACAAACGTTGAATGAGGTAGTAGTGGTGGGATATGGAACTCAGAAGAAGCTAAACCTGACCGGAGCCGTGTCTCAGGTATCAAGTGAAGTGTTTGAGAATCGCCCTGCCGCAAATCTGACTCGTGCACTGCAAGGTACGGTTCCTAACCTGAACATCAAAATGGTAGATGGTAGCCCCACTCGTAGTGCAACCTACAATGTGCGTGGCGTCACCTCCATCGGTGCAGGTGGAAGCGCATTGGTCTTAATTGACGGAGTGGAAGGTGATCCTGCGATGGTAAACCCCAACGACGTAGAGAGCGTATCGGTGCTGAAAGATGCTTCGTCTGCTGCCATATATGGATCGAGAGCTGCCTTTGGGGTAGTGCTCATCACAACCAAAAAGGTAAAGAAAGATCGGGTGAAAGTGGATGTGAGTAGTAGTTTTAGTATGAATCAGCGCACCGTTACACCCAAACTTGTCACTAACGGATATGAATGGGCAAAAAACTTTGATGAAGCTTTTTCAGGATGGAATGATTATAAAAGTCACGCTACGAAAGTGAATAACATATTCAACTTCTCACTGGACTATCTCGATCGTCTGAAAGAGCACAATGAAGATCCGTCTCTGGGAGATGTAGTCTATAACGAAGAAAAGAAATACTATGAATATTTCGGTAATACGGACTGGTACAGCCTGATGATGAAAGACAATATTCCGGCAACCGAGCAAACGATTAGTGTATCAGGTGGTTCAGAGCGCGTGAACTATTACATTTCAGGACGATATTATTTTCAGGATGGTATCTTTCGGATGAATCCGGATAAATTCAACAAGTATAATCTCCGGGCAAAAGGAGACATCAAAATCAATAAATGGCTGACGATGGAGAACAACTTCGACTACAGTACGTATAATTATAAGTTCCCGTTATTGGCAGACCGTGACATTCCCATCTGGCGATTATTGGAACTGGAAGGTTTCCCAATGGCTGTGCCTCGCAATCCGGATGGTAGCTATACACACATAGCTAACTATGTAGGCTATGCCAGCTTTAGTGAAAAGAGCAATGAATCGGTTACGGACCGTACGGTCATGCGTAACACTGTAGGACTTATCGCCGAACCAATAAAAGATGTGTTAACCTTTAAAGCAGATTTTACTTACGCCAAAACGTCCACGCTAGAAAACATAAAGAACAATTATACTTATTACAGTAGCGCTAAAGACGTAAGTAACCAATTTGGGAACAGTCAATTGAGACAGAATAGCACCAACATCACCTACTATAGCAGTAACATTACAGGTGAATTTAAAAAGACGTTCAATCAAGATCATGACTTCAAAGCATTGCTGGGAGGCAACATCGAAACCTCATCGATCCGAACAGTGAGTAATCAGCGCGACGGGCTACTTGTTCCGGATAAGCCTGATTTTAATTTGATGGATGGCATCAACTACACCATCACAGGAGGAGGCAACGAATGGGCTTTTCTGGGTGCTTTCTACCGGTTGAGCTATGCGTATAAATCAAAGTATCTGGCAGAAATAAACGGACGCTATGACGGTTCATCGAAATTCCCCGAGAATGAACGGTTTGGCTTTTTTCCCTCATTTTCTGCCGGATGGAGAATTTCAGAAGAAGCATTTATGAAGAGAACACGCTCATGGCTTGACAACTTGAAAGTTCGCGCTTCATACGGCTCATTGGGCAATGGGAATGTTTCTCCCTATCGGTTTATGGAAACAATGAATGTAGCCAAAAGTGATGTGATCATAAATGGCATACAACCATCGTACACAAGCATGCCGGGCGTAATACCCGATGGACTTACTTGGGAAAAATCGACAACCTTCGATCTTGGCTTGGACGCAAATCTTTTCAATAGCAGACTAAACTTGGTGTTCGATTGGTACGATCGCCGCACCACGGATATGTTTACTAACGGCCCTACCCTGCCTGGCACACTTGGAGCATCAATGCCCAAAGGAAACTACGCCGATATGGAAACAAAAGGATGGGAGCTTTCTCTCTCTTGGAACGATGCCTTCAATTTAGGCAATAGTATTTTCAGATATGGGATATCAGCTTCTATGTGGGATAACCGATCAACGATCACACGCTTCAACAATGAAAGGAAAGATTTATCATCCATTTATTACGAAGGATGCGAGGTAGGAGAAATATGGGGATATGTCACCGAAGGACTATTCACCTCGGAAGAAGAGATAAAGGGACACGCTAACCAAGATTACGTAAAGTCATCTACCGGAAAGTTGCTATTGCCCGGGGATATAAAATTTGCCGACCTGGATGATAATGATAAAATTAATGATGGTGATAATACGGTGGATAATCCCGGAGACCGTCGCATCATAGGCAACAGTAGCCCTCGTTACCAATATAGTTTCAATCTGAATGCTTCTTGGAAAGGTTTTGGCGTAAGTGCCTTTTTTCAAGGGATAGGAAAGCGTGACTGGTATTTTGATAAAGAAGCAGCTCTATTCTGGGGGCCATACAACCGACCTTACAGCTTTCAGCCAGTGAAAATGATGGCCGACCACTGGACCGAAGAGAACACAGATGCTTATTTTCCTCGTTTGAGAACCTATAATACCAATGTTACGACCAATGCCTTAGGGGCTCCTCAAACACGCTACCTGCAAGATGCCAGTTATTTGCGTCTGAAGAGCCTAACGATTGATTATACCTTGCCTCAACAGTGGATTAAACATACGAAAATACAGCAGGCCAAGATCTTCTTTACCGGACAGAATCTCTTTACCTGGTCCGCATTATTTAAACATTCGGATAATTTTGACCCTGAGGTAATTGAAGATTCTGTAGGAGATATTACCAATGGAGGTGGTCAGGGCTATGCCTATCCAATGCTAAAGACCTATACCATCGGATTCAACTTATCCTTCTAA
- a CDS encoding Sb-PDE family phosphodiesterase has product MKKKTFIVGLMIAMQTVTPSLSAQVRNELKIPDVDGYQTLKCDFHMHTVFSDGLVWPTVRVDEAYREGLDAIALTEHIEYRPHKTDIVAHHGRSFELAEAAAKKNNIILIRGSEITRSMPPGHFNAIFTTNNDSLDQKEWRDAFKAAKSQHAFIFWNHPGWAVQQPDSTKWWPEHTELLNAGCMQGIEVANSSTYFPEAQRWCMEKKLTMLGNSDVHQPIKSEVDFSKGGHRIMTLVFAKERSAEGIREALLNRRTAVYVNNDVIGEEKYLKPLFENSIEILNVEKSSKSIKIILKNNSDLTFELLKTEHDTNLVYFRHYTIDPNATHEIVIKLQNGIEKGDVNFEVTNLLVAPNQGLRCSYKVSLK; this is encoded by the coding sequence ATGAAAAAGAAAACGTTCATCGTTGGCCTGATGATTGCAATGCAAACAGTCACGCCAAGTTTAAGTGCACAAGTTCGTAATGAACTAAAAATTCCAGACGTTGATGGATACCAAACACTCAAATGTGATTTCCACATGCACACTGTCTTCTCTGATGGTTTGGTATGGCCTACTGTTCGTGTAGACGAAGCCTATCGGGAGGGATTGGACGCCATCGCTTTAACAGAGCACATAGAGTATCGCCCCCACAAGACAGACATTGTAGCTCATCACGGACGCTCTTTTGAACTGGCAGAAGCGGCAGCCAAGAAGAATAACATTATCCTAATTAGAGGAAGCGAAATCACCCGTTCCATGCCACCGGGACATTTCAATGCCATCTTTACGACCAACAATGACTCCCTTGATCAGAAAGAATGGAGAGATGCTTTCAAGGCAGCCAAAAGTCAGCATGCTTTTATCTTCTGGAATCATCCGGGATGGGCTGTGCAACAACCGGACAGCACCAAATGGTGGCCTGAGCACACCGAACTATTGAACGCTGGTTGCATGCAAGGCATAGAAGTAGCCAACAGTAGCACTTATTTTCCCGAAGCTCAACGCTGGTGCATGGAAAAAAAGTTGACCATGCTGGGCAACTCCGACGTACATCAACCGATTAAATCGGAGGTAGATTTTTCCAAGGGAGGACATCGCATTATGACGCTTGTCTTCGCCAAAGAGCGTTCGGCTGAAGGCATTCGCGAAGCTTTACTGAATAGACGTACAGCCGTATATGTCAACAACGATGTAATAGGTGAAGAGAAATATCTAAAACCACTTTTCGAGAATTCAATAGAAATACTCAATGTAGAAAAGTCAAGCAAAAGCATAAAAATCATCCTTAAAAACAACTCCGATTTGACTTTTGAACTATTAAAAACGGAACATGACACAAACTTGGTTTATTTCCGTCATTATACTATCGACCCTAATGCCACTCACGAGATTGTGATAAAGCTACAAAACGGAATAGAAAAAGGGGATGTGAACTTCGAAGTTACTAACTTACTGGTTGCGCCAAACCAAGGATTAAGATGCAGTTATAAAGTAAGCCTAAAATAA
- a CDS encoding FAD/NAD(P)-binding protein — MDNSNIYLPHLMEIEKITDEAPGVRTFRLKFKNEEEAETFDFKAGQFGEYSAFGEGESTFCIASSPTRKGYIECTFRQAGRVTSGLSKLEEGATMGFRGPFGNTFPLDEWKGKSLLFVAGGIALPPMRCVIWNALDTRENFKDITIVYGAKSVNDLVYKEELEEWEERSDVNLITTVDPGGETPDWKGQVGFVPSVLEKVAQNSDNTIAIVCGPPIMIKFTFPVLEKLGFIDENVYTTLENRMKCGVGKCGRCNVGKLYVCKDGPVFTKAQLKDIPPEY, encoded by the coding sequence ATGGATAATTCAAACATATATCTTCCTCATTTGATGGAGATTGAGAAGATCACAGATGAGGCTCCCGGAGTCAGAACCTTCCGGTTGAAATTTAAAAATGAAGAAGAAGCTGAAACTTTTGATTTCAAGGCCGGACAGTTTGGCGAATATTCTGCTTTCGGTGAAGGTGAATCGACTTTCTGTATTGCTTCTTCTCCTACTCGGAAAGGATATATAGAATGTACTTTTCGTCAAGCCGGTCGTGTTACTTCCGGACTTTCAAAATTGGAAGAAGGAGCTACAATGGGTTTCAGAGGCCCTTTTGGCAATACATTTCCTCTTGATGAATGGAAAGGGAAAAGCTTGCTTTTCGTAGCAGGAGGGATTGCGTTACCTCCTATGCGTTGCGTAATCTGGAACGCGCTGGATACTCGTGAGAATTTTAAAGATATAACGATTGTGTATGGTGCTAAGTCTGTTAACGATTTAGTATACAAAGAAGAATTGGAAGAATGGGAGGAACGCTCTGATGTAAATCTCATTACAACAGTCGATCCAGGTGGTGAGACTCCCGATTGGAAAGGTCAGGTTGGATTTGTCCCTTCTGTCCTCGAAAAGGTTGCGCAGAACAGTGACAATACGATTGCTATTGTTTGTGGTCCTCCGATTATGATAAAGTTCACATTCCCCGTTCTGGAGAAACTCGGTTTCATAGACGAGAATGTTTATACAACTCTAGAAAACAGGATGAAATGCGGTGTTGGGAAATGTGGACGTTGCAATGTAGGTAAACTCTATGTATGCAAGGATGGTCCGGTATTTACTAAAGCCCAACTCAAAGACATTCCACCCGAATATTAA
- a CDS encoding 4Fe-4S dicluster domain-containing protein translates to MTKLVEKAASLLREGAVIKVIGYEEGSNKTRPFFCEKAEDVERLIYNGRCTNNLAVYLTKPELLGSGKVAVVTTVPTMRSIAQLVKENQLREEKFLLLTVTKEGEVVEFSGFKEMNDYLANIQFAIDTKEQELINKLDGMSREERWAFWQQELSSCFKCYACRAACPLCYCSRCVVEVNAPQWIEPWASPLGNMEWQINRAMHLAGRCTGCGACSDACPLGIPIHLLTHKMMEDIDRDFGATFNNSGNVLSTYKVEDKEDFIR, encoded by the coding sequence ATGACTAAATTAGTAGAAAAAGCAGCTTCTTTATTGCGTGAAGGAGCAGTAATCAAAGTGATTGGTTACGAAGAAGGTAGCAATAAGACGCGTCCGTTCTTTTGCGAAAAAGCAGAAGATGTTGAGAGGCTTATCTATAATGGGCGTTGTACAAATAATCTGGCTGTTTATCTTACCAAACCGGAGTTGCTTGGAAGTGGAAAAGTGGCGGTTGTGACAACAGTTCCTACAATGAGGAGCATAGCGCAGTTAGTGAAGGAGAATCAATTGAGGGAAGAGAAATTTCTTTTGTTAACGGTTACAAAGGAGGGTGAAGTTGTTGAGTTTTCCGGGTTTAAGGAGATGAACGATTATCTTGCGAATATACAGTTTGCTATCGATACTAAAGAACAAGAATTGATAAACAAGTTAGATGGTATGAGCAGAGAAGAACGATGGGCTTTCTGGCAGCAGGAACTTTCTTCTTGCTTCAAGTGCTATGCTTGTCGTGCGGCTTGTCCCTTATGTTACTGTTCTCGTTGTGTTGTAGAGGTGAATGCCCCCCAGTGGATTGAGCCTTGGGCTAGTCCGCTTGGAAATATGGAATGGCAGATAAATAGGGCGATGCACTTGGCCGGACGTTGTACCGGATGTGGTGCCTGTTCGGATGCTTGCCCGTTAGGTATTCCTATTCATTTGTTAACGCATAAAATGATGGAAGACATTGATCGGGATTTTGGAGCGACTTTTAATAATTCGGGTAATGTACTTTCTACATATAAGGTAGAAGATAAAGAAGACTTTATTCGTTAA
- a CDS encoding hydrogenase iron-sulfur subunit codes for MDDNKIEFEPRIVAFVCNWCTYAGADLTGTSRLKYASNVKIVRFPCTGRIDFMLILKAFANGADGIIVSGCHPNDCHYTSGNFHARRRWIVFRNLLNFLGIDIARIRYSWVSAAEGAKWADLVNNTVADIRELGPYTEYQKVANYMEEHHD; via the coding sequence ATGGACGATAATAAGATAGAATTTGAACCTCGTATTGTAGCTTTTGTGTGTAACTGGTGTACTTATGCCGGTGCTGACCTTACGGGGACTAGCCGTTTAAAATATGCTTCTAATGTGAAGATAGTGCGCTTCCCGTGTACGGGACGTATTGATTTTATGCTCATACTTAAAGCCTTTGCCAATGGGGCTGATGGTATCATTGTTTCCGGATGCCATCCTAACGATTGCCATTATACTTCGGGTAATTTCCATGCTCGTCGTCGGTGGATTGTATTTCGGAATCTTTTAAATTTCTTAGGCATTGATATTGCTCGCATCCGCTATTCATGGGTGTCGGCAGCCGAAGGTGCCAAATGGGCTGATTTGGTGAATAACACAGTTGCGGATATTCGCGAGTTAGGACCATACACAGAATATCAGAAGGTGGCTAATTATATGGAGGAACATCATGACTAA
- a CDS encoding 4Fe-4S dicluster domain-containing protein, whose protein sequence is MEKLYINKNGLDQWFKQMIKGGSHVYAPVQGRDKVDFKRVTELSEVASDFVQTTQSIKKAVFPKAESLFSYQKSGKNVEVQDFDALSLPDKVLWKIRPCDAAGFASLTGIFNWDYKDKPYNARLEKTTLVSFSCSKSDSYCFCTSVNGGPGSTVGSDIQITMLPDEGALVEVLTSKGKALMELSADSFEQLSKEIDKELYLAKVPVHFALEQVKEKLSAAFDSPVWQQQSERCLGCGACAFVCPTCACFDIQEDAKGSAGRRIRCWDSCGFSLFTLHTSGHNPRPTQSTRWRQRILHKFSYMPERIQKMGCTGCGRCSRACPVDMNILEHLTSIAE, encoded by the coding sequence ATGGAAAAGCTATATATCAATAAGAATGGCTTAGATCAATGGTTTAAGCAAATGATTAAAGGAGGAAGTCATGTATATGCTCCGGTTCAAGGTAGGGATAAAGTCGATTTTAAGCGGGTCACTGAACTCAGTGAGGTGGCTTCGGATTTTGTACAGACTACTCAATCCATAAAGAAAGCGGTTTTCCCGAAAGCAGAATCTTTGTTCTCTTATCAGAAAAGCGGTAAGAATGTTGAAGTGCAGGATTTTGATGCGCTTTCTCTGCCTGATAAGGTACTTTGGAAGATACGTCCGTGTGATGCAGCAGGGTTTGCTTCTCTTACCGGAATATTTAACTGGGACTACAAAGACAAACCTTACAATGCGCGCTTAGAAAAAACGACCCTTGTTAGTTTCAGTTGCTCTAAAAGTGATTCCTATTGTTTCTGTACATCAGTCAACGGAGGTCCCGGTAGTACGGTTGGAAGCGATATTCAGATTACGATGCTTCCTGACGAGGGAGCGTTGGTTGAAGTTTTAACTTCCAAGGGGAAGGCTTTGATGGAATTATCAGCCGACAGTTTTGAACAACTTTCTAAGGAGATTGATAAAGAACTCTACTTGGCTAAAGTACCGGTTCATTTTGCTCTTGAACAAGTAAAAGAGAAGTTATCTGCCGCTTTTGATAGCCCGGTGTGGCAACAACAATCAGAACGTTGTTTGGGCTGCGGTGCATGTGCTTTTGTTTGCCCTACTTGTGCTTGTTTTGATATACAAGAGGATGCAAAAGGTTCTGCTGGACGCCGAATCCGCTGTTGGGATTCATGTGGCTTTTCTCTTTTCACTTTGCACACCTCAGGGCATAATCCGCGTCCTACGCAAAGCACCCGTTGGAGACAACGCATATTGCACAAATTTTCTTATATGCCTGAACGTATTCAGAAGATGGGGTGCACAGGTTGTGGGCGTTGTTCCAGAGCTTGTCCGGTAGACATGAATATACTTGAACATTTAACTTCAATTGCAGAATAG